A part of Dreissena polymorpha isolate Duluth1 chromosome 13, UMN_Dpol_1.0, whole genome shotgun sequence genomic DNA contains:
- the LOC127854543 gene encoding bromodomain adjacent to zinc finger domain protein 2B-like, producing the protein MTQTQKPMLKYSNNSIKPVQLFNHADLVSVRSNAEAARNAYSSLSNASANSTMPTPFRSTMKPPPSPQQLLKAATGTNVSSTSSGNAAPKSATTKGHSNPYARPLSAKDIASDLQSQQQKIKKTNSVSQMQSGPNAMFNIGPEGTPVFGYPVNAFMRPQSALRKETPAQTSGAKSTTTKKTSEETTASKTGATKSTATASPRKEIPPTKLERETDLSLNGQSNNKENSGPKNQFGPASKAIPASSSSQLLNQSVNSPSSSPVKVSAASQTQNSTLAKNVDSSLSSIPLTQEVGSENSSKAVAYAKPVSSLPRPGSAVKSGTPDSQMPVRNLNYTPTKPYHEVANPKPVISATTKTQQTSETIITVKAEPPKGVTYMAPSVINKPNKANKAALSQSSGSNSSKLSSESSSSGTMYYSKKSKADIMIHEQRPPAIGAPSKLLRGAEKGWATNFTSGSELDEAADDESEIPSGERMPGDGEASLLGDENEDEDFPEDCEDDIVDKLDDDCVGGSDGESDGYSFTSSSMSRPSTSTQRLKSRPVSAVESEVISVSRSQTASPDRSIKPPLTKSLFPNIPPVVTFVAEGDKVEQLPWEVRKYLKWRITSITPNVVKHCLARSGFRITKRNHDWLGCWGKHMKSQGFKALREYQKLNQYPGSFQIGRKDRLWRNLSKMQVHFGKKEFGFFPQTYCLPYDSKLLKRAFEDGSTKQKWIVKPPASARDIGIKVISKLTQVPKKRPVIVQRYLARPYLINDSKFDMRVYVYVSSFDPLRLYVFEDGLARFASMKYSSSMKHLANKFMHLTNYSVNKRNADYQANADDTVCQGHKWLQVVSC; encoded by the exons ATGACACAG ACCCAGAAGCCCATGCTAAAATACAGCAACAACTCCATCAAGCCCGTCCAGCTGTTCAACCATGCTGACCTAGTTTCCGTGCGAAGCAATGCTGAGGCCGCCCGCAACGCCTACAGCAGTCTGAGCAATGCCTCAGCCAACAGCACCATGCCAACGCCGTTCCGTTCCACCATGAAACCGCCACCTAGTCCCCAGCAACTTCTTAAAGCAGCCACTG GTACTAACGTTTCGTCCACCTCAAGTGGAAATGCTGCCCCAAAATCTGCCACAACGAAGGGTCACAGCAACCCATATGCCCGCCCGCTGAGTGCCAAAGACATCGCGAGTGACCTTCAATCACAGCAGCAGAAGATCAAGAAGACCAACAGCGTATCTCAGATGCAATCGGGTCCCAACGCCATGTTTAATATCGGACCAGAAGGAACACCAGTATTTGGTTATCCAGTGAACGCGTTCATGCGTCCCCAGAGTGCCTTGCGAAAGGAGACTCCTGCACAGACCTCCGGTGCGAAATCTACAACAACGAAAAAAACTAGCGAGGAAACGACAGCATCGAAAACTGGAGCGACGAAATCTACTGCCACCGCGAGTCCTAGAAAAGAAATTCCGCCGACAAAGCTCGAACGGGAAACTGACCTTAGTTTGAACGGTCAgtcaaataataaagaaaatagtGGACCGAAGAATCAGTTCGGACCGGCATCAAAAGCAATACCTGCTTCAAGTAGTTCACAGTTGTTAAATCAGAGTGTTAATAGCCCCTCTTCTAGTCCTGTAAAGGTATCTGCAGCCTCACAGACTCAAAATAGCACCCTTGCAAAGAATGTGGACTCAAGCTTGAGCTCGATTCCCTTAACTCAAGAAGTGGGCTCGGAAAATAGTTCAAAGGCTGTTGCGTACGCTAAACCAGTCTCTTCGCTGCCGCGTCCGGGTTCTGCCGTGAAATCTGGTACGCCAGATTCGCAGATGCCAGTTCGGAACCTGAATTACACTCCCACTAAACCATACCACGAAGTGGCGAATCCAAAACCTGTAATTTCAGCCACAACCAAAACTCAACAGACTAGCGAGACTATAATAACCGTGAAAGCAGAGCCGCCGAAAGGCGTAACTTATATGGCTCCCTCTGTAATAAATAAGCCAAATAAGGCAAACAAGGCTGCCTTAAGCCAGAGCAGCGGCTCAAATAGTTCCAAACTGTCCAGTGAGAGTTCTTCATCGGGAACAATGTACTATAGCAAGAAGTCGAAAGCAGATATTATGATTCACGAACAACGCCCGCCAGCCATTGGTGCGCCTTCCAAACTCCTTCGAGGAGCTGAAAAGGGGTGGGCCACAAATTTTACGTCTGGGTCAGAATTGGATGAAGCAGCAGATGATGAGTCCGAAATTCCGTCAGG GGAGAGGATGCCAGGTGATGGGGAGGCCAGCCTACTTGGGGATGAAAATGAGGACGAGGACTTCCCAGAAGATTGTGAAGATGACATCGTGGACAAACTAGATGACGACTGCGTTGGAGGATCCGACG GCGAGTCCGATGGGTATTCCTTTACCAGCAGTAGCATGTCACGCCCCTCAACCTCGACACAACGCCTAAAGTCACGACCTGTGAGCGCTGTAGAAAGTGAGGTCATCAGCGTCAGTCGATCTCAGACGGCCTCGCCCGATAGGAGCATCAAGCCTCCACTGACCAAGAGTTTGTTTCCAAACATTCCGCCAGTTGTGACTTTCGTTGCTGAGGGCGACAAAG TTGAGCAACTACCATGGGAAGTGAGAAAATACCTTAAATGGCGTATAACCTCCATAACTCCGAATGTTGTGAAACACTGCCTGGCGCGATCAGGATTTCGGATCACGAAACGCAACCATGACTGGCTGGGCTGCTGGGGAAAGCACATGAAATCTCAAGGATTCAAGGCGTTAAGAGAGTATCAGAag CTGAACCAGTACCCAGGGTCATTCCAAATTGGCCGCAAAGATAGACTGTGGCGTAACCTCTCAAAGATGCAGGTCCACTTTGGGAAGAAGGAGTTTGGGTTTTTCCCGCAGACCTACTGCCTTCCATATGACTCAAAGCTCCTGAAACGAGCCTTTGAAGACGGAAGTACAAAGCAGAAATGGATAGTCAAACCA CCAGCTTCTGCTCGAGATATCGGAATCAAGGTTATCAGCAAACTAACCCAAGTACCAAAGAAACGGCCTGTCATAGTTCAAAG gtaTCTTGCCCGTCCCTACCTTATCAACGATAGCAAGTTTGACATGAGGGTCTATGTGTATGTCAGCTCGTTCGATCCGCTACGGCTCTACGTGTTTGAAGACGGACTTGCAAGATTTGCCTCAATGAA GTATTCCAGTTCCATGAAACATCTCGCAAACAAGTTCATGCACCTGACAAACTACTCGGTGAACAAGAGAAATGCTGACTACCAGGCCAATGCAGACGATACTGTGTGTCAAGGGCACAAGTG GTTGCAGGTGGTCTCCTGCTGA
- the LOC127854542 gene encoding uncharacterized protein LOC127854542, with the protein MATYSKSTVASGSDSFIDFCCFPCLEHKIDQWADFYCENCQKCYCAKCINLHSQLFGTHVTYGRGDTSKWPVCKEVEDFLQKCDLHDDKHLEMFCEDHSQLCCTNCAFLNHRQCAKVTLISKSVKGSPPNLQQLSRKIQSILEEIKKLQNYWDTNMQSLQASYDKQLYVIHDTRKKINSILDNIEKNTMKELDDKLASLKESVKTDADNCSKLKNELKQLNDAIHDIVDKGKAELTFIASKKCMGKIKQSETYLKQNSFQVESSLTFQADRDFQQYLSKLSSLGKIVLSTKKTLVLVDPDQALTVQGKSKYNVRLQSDSDNCYIEAICVLSEDQILVADYYNKRVKLLNHQYQVVGHYDLNSFPLDMCKITPSEVAVTVDDTRTCHEVQFVSVNGGQLVKGRMFQFQHGCIGIAHIMQDLYLTSGTALYKYSMKGALLTKLYEDTSHQLAVYKCAVSPSGDKIFIINNFHHKVLTLARDGTVLQTFTDPDLQHPLGIHVTALGQVLVCGWSISTIIQLDGEGKKKLATLATKRDGLNHPLSVFYNRSTASIIVGQSFSNNILVLRVK; encoded by the exons ATGGCTACGTATTCTAAGTCAACTGTGGCTAGTGGCTCTGATTCATTTATTGACTTTTGTTGTTTCCCCTGTTTAGAGCACAAAATTGACCAGTGGGCTGACTTTTACTGCGAAAACTGTCAGAAATGTTATTGTGCAAAATGTATTAATCTGCATAGTCAGTTGTTTGGGACACATGTGACATACGGAAGGGGAGACACAAGTAAGTGGCCAGTGTGCAAGGAAGTGGAGGATTTCCTTCAGAAGTGTGACCTTCATGACGACAAACATCTAGAAATGTTTTGtgaggaccacagtcagctgtgctgcactaATTGTGCTTTCCTCAATCACAG ACAATGTGCTAAAGTAACACTGATATCCAAGTCAGTAAAAGGATCTCCACCAAACTTGCAGCAACTATCAAGAAAAATCCAAAGCATTCTTGAAGAAATCAAGAAACTTCAGAATTATTGGGATACCAACATGCAGTCTTTGCAGGCTTCATACGACAAACAATTATATGTAATACATGACACacgcaaaaaaataaatagtattctagacaacattgaaaaaaacacCATGAAAGAGCTAGATGATAAGTTGGCCAGTCTGAAAGAATCTGTCAAGACTGATGCAGACAATTGCAGCAAACTCAAAAATGAACTCAAGCAACTCAATGACGCAATACACGACATTGTTGATAAGGGCAAAGCAGAACTCACATTTATTGCAAGTAAGAAATGTATGGGAAAGATTAAGCAGTCTGAAACATATCTGAAGCAGAACTCGTTTCAGGTTGAAAGTTCACTGACATTCCAGGCAGACAGGGATTTTCAACAGTACTTGTCTAAATTGTCAAGTCTGGGGAAGATTGTACTCAGTACCAAGAAAACATTAGTGTTAGTTGATCCAGACCAGGCACTCACAGTACAAGGGAAGTCAAAGTATAATGTGCGCCTACAGAGTGATTCAGATAACTGCTATATCGAGGCCATTTGTGTTCTCTCTGAGGATCAGATCCTTGTTGCAGATTATTATAATAAACGAGTTAAGCTACTCAATCATCAATACCAGGTGGTGGGTCATTATGATTTAAATAGTTTTCCACTGGACATGTGTAAAATCACACCAAGTGAAGTAGCTGTTACTGTGGATGACACTAGGACATGTCATGAGGTCCAGTTTGTCTCTGTGAATGGTGGGCAGCTGGTTAAGGGCAGGATGTTTCAGTTTCAACATGGATGTATTGGTATTGCTCATATTATGCAAGACCTGTATCTCACTTCTGGCACTGCACTTTACAAGTATTCAATGAAAGGAGCCCTGTTGACTAAGTTGTATGAAGATACATCACACCAGCTTGCAG TATATAAGTGTGCAGTGAGTCCTTCAGGTGACAAGATATTTATCATCAACAATTTCCATCACAAGGTCCTCACCCTTGCCAGAGATGGCACAGTTCTCCAAACCTTCACAGACCCAGACCTACAACACCCATTGGGTATCCATGTGACTGCTCTGggacaggtgctggtctgtggatggtCAATCAGCACTATCATTCAGCTGGATGGGGAAGGCAAGAAGAAGCTGGCAACTCTTGCTACCAAGAGGGATGGACTTAATCACCCACTCTCAGTCTTCTACAATAGGAGCAcagcatccatcattgtgggacaatcGTTTAGCAATAACATCCTTGTGTTAAGAGTAAAATAG